DNA sequence from the bacterium genome:
ACCGCGATAGGTACCGCGGGTATTCCCGGCGGCTCACTGCCGATGATTGTTTTAGTTTTACAATCGGTCAATGTCCCTGCGGAAGGTATCGGTATTATTCTCGGAGTTGATCGTATATTGGATATGGGACGGACAGTGCTCAATGTAACCGGCGACATTACGGCGGCAGCATATATTGCCAAAACACAAGGCGAACCCGCGCAATTTAACGAAGCTTAAGTTGCTTTTTTGAAGAAGATGAAGTATTATACTGATGTAACGAATCCGTACACAGAAAGGTTTTATATGAATAAAAATATCAAAATCATCGCCGGTGTTTTACTGGTCGGCGGGACGCTGGTTTTTCTGGCGGTCTCGGGCTTCGATGAAGGAAAATCGTATTATAAGTTTGTGGATGAAGTTCAAGCAATGGGCGAAGATGCCTATACTAAAAAGCTGAAAGTTCACGGCAATGTCGTGGATGGCAGTATTCGCAAAAATGGTTCGCAACTCGAATTTGTCATTACTCGCAATGGCGCAACGATGCCGGTCAAATATATCGGAAAAGATCCTGTTCCGGATACTTTCAAGGACGGATGCGAAGCCGTGATTGACGGACGCTACAAAAAAGACGGCACGTTCGAAGGAACACAGATACAAGCTAAATGCGCTTCAAAATACGAAACGGATTACAACGATCTCAAAAAGGGAAGTTAATTCCTCAAAGCGTTTTTCAACAAAAGATCATTCATCGCGAATGATCTTTTTTTATTTCAAGGATATGGGATGACCAAATCAGTGTACACGGGGTTATTGATTTTGATTCTGTTTGTGATGGCCGTGTCATGGGACGGGCGTCGCGAAAAGATGGCGCCGTTGTCCAAATCGGCGGCGCTCAGTATTAAACGTGTAAGTACAGGTTTGGCCACGGTTGGTGCGGATTCAGCCAATATCGGCGCATGGGTTGAACACCGTTTGGAAGGTAGTACGAATGCGAATGCATTGTATCAGGGGTTTATCGCGTTTCACTTTGACGAAATGGACACGATGCTGACCGTCCACAGTCCTGCAGGCCGGACCAATGCCGGTATATTTTCAGGGGATAAATCTACCTTTAGCAAAACAGGTTATAC
Encoded proteins:
- a CDS encoding cytochrome c maturation protein CcmE codes for the protein MNKNIKIIAGVLLVGGTLVFLAVSGFDEGKSYYKFVDEVQAMGEDAYTKKLKVHGNVVDGSIRKNGSQLEFVITRNGATMPVKYIGKDPVPDTFKDGCEAVIDGRYKKDGTFEGTQIQAKCASKYETDYNDLKKGS